In Methanococcoides sp. LMO-2, a single window of DNA contains:
- a CDS encoding carbon monoxide dehydrogenase accessory protein CooC, translated as MAKVIAITGKGGTGKTAITSLLIRHLTKTDKLVLAIDADPDTNLPETLGCETIKTVGDMKQFMQDERDNFPPDVNKETIFESKIYEILEEMDNYDLIVMGRPEGSGCYCYVNNLLRGIMDKVVKNYDVVILDTEAGLEHFSRKIIRDVDDLIVVTDGSRRGLRTAERIRELTEELETNVKNIYVVANKVTDTNKEAIKRTAEGLDLELIGTVPMDSMIAERDLEGLPLFDLSDDSGAVQEVAKIAEKLGL; from the coding sequence GTGGCTAAAGTAATTGCAATAACAGGTAAGGGTGGAACAGGGAAGACTGCAATAACCAGTCTTCTCATCCGCCATCTTACAAAAACTGACAAACTGGTCCTTGCCATCGATGCAGATCCGGATACAAATCTTCCGGAGACCCTCGGTTGTGAGACCATCAAGACTGTTGGTGATATGAAACAGTTCATGCAGGACGAAAGGGACAACTTCCCTCCTGATGTTAACAAGGAGACAATATTCGAGTCAAAGATCTATGAGATCCTCGAGGAGATGGACAATTACGACCTTATTGTAATGGGCCGTCCGGAAGGTTCAGGATGTTACTGTTATGTAAACAACCTGCTCCGTGGTATCATGGACAAGGTCGTAAAGAACTACGATGTTGTCATCCTCGATACAGAAGCAGGGCTTGAACATTTCAGCCGCAAGATCATCCGTGATGTCGATGACCTTATCGTGGTCACTGATGGTTCAAGACGTGGTCTGAGAACTGCAGAGCGTATCAGGGAACTCACCGAGGAACTTGAGACCAATGTCAAAAACATCTACGTTGTTGCCAACAAGGTCACAGATACCAATAAGGAAGCGATCAAGAGAACCGCAGAAGGTCTTGATCTCGAACTTATCGGGACTGTTCCAATGGACAGCATGATCGCAGAAAGGGATCTGGAGGGTCTTCCCCTTTTCGATCTTTCTGATGACTCCGGTGCTGTACAAGAGGTCGCAAAGATCGCGGAGAAACTTGGTCTATAA